The following coding sequences are from one Cygnus olor isolate bCygOlo1 chromosome 2, bCygOlo1.pri.v2, whole genome shotgun sequence window:
- the STEAP4 gene encoding metalloreductase STEAP4 isoform X2, which yields MNKNSSNIMALAPNTSNKRETVCIFGTGDFGRALGQKMIQSGYPVVFGSRSLRTSSLIPKEAEVLSHAEAAQKAAIIIIAIQRQHYDFLTPLAEILHGKVLVDISNNLKINQYPESNAEYLAQLVPGAKVVKAFNTVSAWALQSGTLDASRQVFVCGDDMEAKQMVMDIVRALGLTPLDQGSLLAAQEIENYPLQLFPMWKFPIFLSLGLTAFFFFYCLIRDVIYSYVYENKDFSFFIAISIPNRICPVVALILLGLVYLPGVLAAIIQLYRGTKYKRFPDWLDKWMLCRKQLGLVALAFAFLHVFYTLIIPIRYYVRWRTEDRIISKALNNKTDPFNNTNGWLSDSYLALGILGFFFFVLLGITSLPSVSNSVNWREFRFVQSKLGYLTLILCTAHTLVYGGKRFLSPSSYRCTSHKTQNHC from the exons atgaaTAAAAATTCTTCCAACATAATGGCTTTGGCTCCTAACACATCTAACAAAAGAGAGACAGTGTGCATATTTGGAACTGGAGATTTTGGAAGAGCTCTGGGGCAGAAAATGATTCAGTCTGGCTACCCTGTTGTGTTTGGAAGCCGAAGCCTGCGGACATCCAGCCTGATTCCCAAAGAAGCAGAGGTGCTGAGCCACGCCgaggcagcacagaaagctgcCATCATCATTATAGCGATCCAGAGGCAACACTACGACTTCCTTACACCATTAGCAGAAATACTCCATGGAAAAGTGCTGGTGGACATAAGcaacaacttaaaaataaaccagtatCCTGAATCCAATGCAGAGTACCTCGCTCAGCTGGTACCTGGCGCTAAGGTTGTGAAAGCCTTTAACACCGTGTCTGCCTGGGCTTTGCAGTCAGGCACGCTGGATGCAAGCCGGCAG GTGTTTGTTTGTGGAGATGACATGGAAGCTAAACAAATGGTAATGGATATTGTTCGTGCACTGGGTCTCACACCATTAGATCAGGGATCCCTCTTGGCTGCTCAGGAAATTGAAAATTATCCTCTGCAACTGTTTCCAATGTGGAAGTTTCCCATCTTTTTGTCCCTTGGCctaactgcatttttcttcttctactgTTTGATTCGTGATGTAATTTACTCTtatgtttatgaaaacaaagatttttcattttttattgcaaTTTCCATTCCAAATCGGATCTGCCCTGTGGTGGCACTCATCCTTCTTGGCTTGGTTTATCTTCCTGGTGTACTTGCTGCAATCATCCAGTTATACAGAGGTACCAAATACAAGCGTTTCCCAGACTGGCTGGACAAATGGATGCTGTGTAGGAAACAACTTGGACTAGTAGCCttggcatttgcttttctgcatgttttttaCACTCTCATCATCCCAATTCGCTACTATGTAAGATGGAGAACTGAGGATAGAATTATCTCCAAG gcacTGAACAATAAAACAGATCCATTTAACAACACTAATGGCTGGCTTAGCGACTCTTATTTGGCTTTGGGGATTTTaggattctttttctttgttcttctgggAATAACCTCCTTGCCTTCCGTCAGCAACAGTGTCAACTGGCGAGAATTTCGATTTGTACAG TCCAAACTGGGATATCTGACGTTGATTTTATGCACTGCACACACACTGGTATATGGTGGAAAACGGTTCCTGAGTCCATCATCATACAGATG cacgtcacataaaacacaaaatcattGCTGA
- the STEAP4 gene encoding metalloreductase STEAP4 isoform X1 produces MNKNSSNIMALAPNTSNKRETVCIFGTGDFGRALGQKMIQSGYPVVFGSRSLRTSSLIPKEAEVLSHAEAAQKAAIIIIAIQRQHYDFLTPLAEILHGKVLVDISNNLKINQYPESNAEYLAQLVPGAKVVKAFNTVSAWALQSGTLDASRQVFVCGDDMEAKQMVMDIVRALGLTPLDQGSLLAAQEIENYPLQLFPMWKFPIFLSLGLTAFFFFYCLIRDVIYSYVYENKDFSFFIAISIPNRICPVVALILLGLVYLPGVLAAIIQLYRGTKYKRFPDWLDKWMLCRKQLGLVALAFAFLHVFYTLIIPIRYYVRWRTEDRIISKALNNKTDPFNNTNGWLSDSYLALGILGFFFFVLLGITSLPSVSNSVNWREFRFVQSKLGYLTLILCTAHTLVYGGKRFLSPSSYRWYLPNVYMLSLIVPCIVLVLKFVLIFPCLDKQLTQIRQGWERNPRYSEQSNYIINKSAV; encoded by the exons atgaaTAAAAATTCTTCCAACATAATGGCTTTGGCTCCTAACACATCTAACAAAAGAGAGACAGTGTGCATATTTGGAACTGGAGATTTTGGAAGAGCTCTGGGGCAGAAAATGATTCAGTCTGGCTACCCTGTTGTGTTTGGAAGCCGAAGCCTGCGGACATCCAGCCTGATTCCCAAAGAAGCAGAGGTGCTGAGCCACGCCgaggcagcacagaaagctgcCATCATCATTATAGCGATCCAGAGGCAACACTACGACTTCCTTACACCATTAGCAGAAATACTCCATGGAAAAGTGCTGGTGGACATAAGcaacaacttaaaaataaaccagtatCCTGAATCCAATGCAGAGTACCTCGCTCAGCTGGTACCTGGCGCTAAGGTTGTGAAAGCCTTTAACACCGTGTCTGCCTGGGCTTTGCAGTCAGGCACGCTGGATGCAAGCCGGCAG GTGTTTGTTTGTGGAGATGACATGGAAGCTAAACAAATGGTAATGGATATTGTTCGTGCACTGGGTCTCACACCATTAGATCAGGGATCCCTCTTGGCTGCTCAGGAAATTGAAAATTATCCTCTGCAACTGTTTCCAATGTGGAAGTTTCCCATCTTTTTGTCCCTTGGCctaactgcatttttcttcttctactgTTTGATTCGTGATGTAATTTACTCTtatgtttatgaaaacaaagatttttcattttttattgcaaTTTCCATTCCAAATCGGATCTGCCCTGTGGTGGCACTCATCCTTCTTGGCTTGGTTTATCTTCCTGGTGTACTTGCTGCAATCATCCAGTTATACAGAGGTACCAAATACAAGCGTTTCCCAGACTGGCTGGACAAATGGATGCTGTGTAGGAAACAACTTGGACTAGTAGCCttggcatttgcttttctgcatgttttttaCACTCTCATCATCCCAATTCGCTACTATGTAAGATGGAGAACTGAGGATAGAATTATCTCCAAG gcacTGAACAATAAAACAGATCCATTTAACAACACTAATGGCTGGCTTAGCGACTCTTATTTGGCTTTGGGGATTTTaggattctttttctttgttcttctgggAATAACCTCCTTGCCTTCCGTCAGCAACAGTGTCAACTGGCGAGAATTTCGATTTGTACAG TCCAAACTGGGATATCTGACGTTGATTTTATGCACTGCACACACACTGGTATATGGTGGAAAACGGTTCCTGAGTCCATCATCATACAGATGGTATCTTCCGAACGTCTATATGCTCTCCCTCATTGTTCCGTGCATTGTACTGGTTCTCAAATTTGTGCTTATATTTCCTTGTCTAGACAAACAGCTCACACAAATtcggcagggctgggagaggaatCCCCGATACTCAGAACAGTCAAACTACATTATCAACAAGTCTGCTGTATAA